Proteins encoded within one genomic window of Nostoc sp. KVJ3:
- a CDS encoding AIPR family protein: MPKTWNIKIDNYIQANPNCIIATAHVDSFPIDLPLEPNIREPNRKSATYRQMFDSLTTEPGKFFSRHSGIVLSANIAKPIKNKTELELEVLEANEGGSDGIINGGHTVLAFEQAKNYKYDLTEARVKVTIHIGLTEESAKDIALASNTTTPVDSRSKVNARGDYKFIKQYLAQLEQKEDRKFRIAYYQNQSGAPRNAQCNVTHLLKLIYCLDRNKYNPDSNKRTKHPAGMSLPSNITDAERERLTALLPLLTHALWIEQRLYEIIQDHISNPRRKGANDLASIDTRKTTLLPDSKYSFGFGAPTDLALPIIASYRVFLDKDYKWILPFNEFAEDFLQHLWNNYFRKYLVSEKTAGNTVGTKISRNQEIWESLYISAQSYLNQHLVKMVNSSKQESESKVTQGSSKRGKGKRDELNATTVPK, encoded by the coding sequence ATGCCCAAGACTTGGAACATAAAGATAGATAACTATATTCAAGCCAACCCCAATTGCATCATTGCCACCGCCCATGTAGACTCGTTCCCGATAGACCTTCCCCTAGAACCCAACATCCGCGAACCGAACCGCAAAAGTGCGACCTACAGACAAATGTTCGATTCACTGACCACCGAACCTGGAAAATTCTTCTCTCGTCACAGTGGAATCGTACTGTCAGCGAATATTGCTAAACCTATCAAGAACAAAACTGAACTGGAGCTAGAAGTCTTAGAAGCAAACGAGGGTGGCAGCGACGGCATTATTAACGGGGGGCATACAGTTTTAGCTTTTGAGCAAGCGAAAAATTACAAATATGACCTAACCGAAGCCAGGGTAAAAGTTACGATTCACATCGGACTGACTGAAGAATCAGCCAAAGATATAGCCCTAGCTTCAAATACTACAACGCCAGTAGATTCTCGCTCCAAAGTCAACGCCAGGGGTGATTACAAATTCATCAAGCAGTATTTAGCCCAGTTAGAACAGAAAGAAGATAGAAAATTCCGCATCGCTTATTACCAGAATCAAAGCGGCGCTCCCAGAAATGCCCAGTGTAATGTCACCCACTTGCTCAAGCTCATTTACTGCCTCGACAGGAATAAATACAACCCCGACAGCAATAAACGAACCAAGCACCCAGCAGGAATGAGTCTTCCAAGTAACATCACAGACGCAGAAAGAGAAAGATTAACTGCACTTTTGCCTTTGCTAACTCATGCTTTGTGGATAGAGCAAAGACTCTACGAAATAATCCAAGACCATATTAGCAACCCCAGAAGAAAGGGTGCTAACGATTTAGCATCAATAGATACACGTAAAACTACATTGTTGCCTGACAGCAAGTATTCTTTTGGGTTTGGTGCGCCAACTGACTTGGCACTACCGATAATTGCGTCTTATCGGGTATTTCTGGATAAAGACTATAAATGGATTCTGCCGTTTAACGAATTTGCTGAAGATTTTCTCCAACACTTGTGGAATAACTATTTCCGTAAATACTTGGTGTCGGAGAAAACAGCAGGAAATACAGTTGGAACAAAAATCAGCCGCAATCAAGAGATTTGGGAAAGCTTGTACATTTCGGCGCAGAGTTATCTAAATCAGCATTTGGTGAAAATGGTCAACTCCAGTAAGCAAGAATCAGAATCGAAGGTGACACAAGGTAGTAGCAAGAGGGGAAAAGGGAAAAGGGATGAACTCAACGCAACTACTGTTCCTAAATAG